In the Juglans microcarpa x Juglans regia isolate MS1-56 chromosome 6D, Jm3101_v1.0, whole genome shotgun sequence genome, one interval contains:
- the LOC121234238 gene encoding uncharacterized protein LOC121234238 — MEQDESSSAPRKLKFAPKAPPRRKPKPTPPKTEVGDDEEEEAEHAQSLLRRFNENLARRGPKDEKKSSVQVAFGPGVTPSALIRKFGVSKDGIGGKSSGSCPKSSDYGKALLSSPSAANEDGRDVCSADPTSTVQIVKKEYREPWDYHNTYYPTTIPLRRPYAGDPELLDEAEFGEAAANSEYDENTISPASDLGLMAENEEEKMFFFKLPASLPLLKRSTSRKGKEKVETDSSLDSGGVSKKGCSLEELPGGYLGKMLVYKSGAIKLKLGNTLYDVTPGSDCVFAQDVAAINLAEKQCCVLGELGKRAVVTLDVDSLLDGVINLG; from the exons ATGGAGCAAGACGAATCATCTTCAGCTCCGAGGAAG TTAAAGTTTGCGCCCAAAGCCCCACCTCGCAGAAAGCCCAAACCCACACCACCCAAAAC TGAAGTGGGTgacgacgaagaagaagaagccgaGCATGCCCAGTCTCTACTTCGTCGCTTCAAT GAGAACCTTGCGAGACGGGGACCTAAAGACGAAAAGAAAT CTTCTGTTCAGGTTGCATTTGGTCCTGGAGTTACGCCATCAGCTCTGATAAGGAAATTTGGTGTTTCCAAGGATGGTATTGGTGGTAAAAGCAGTGGCTCCTGCCCCAAAAGTTCCGATTATGGGAAAGCTCTCTTATCTTCACCTTCAGCTGCCAATGAAGATGGAAGGGATGTATGTTCTGCAGATCCTACCAGTACAGTGCAGATTGTCAAGAAAGAATATAGAGAACCCTGG GATTACCATAACACTTACTATCCTACTACTATTCCATTGAGGAGGCCTTACGCTGGAGACCCAG AACTCCTCGATGAGGCAGAATTTGGGGAGGCTGCTGCAAATTCGGAGTATGATGAAAATACCATAAGTCCTGCTTCAGACCTTGGGCTGATG GCggaaaatgaggaagaaaagaTGTTTTTCTTTAAGCTTCCAGCTAGTCTGCCCTTACTCAAGCGATCAACTAGTAGAAAGGGCAAAGAGAAAGTTGAAACGGATTCGTCATTGGATAGCGGAGGTGTTTCAAAGAAGGGCTGCAGTTTGGAAGAGTTGCCTGGTGGATATTTGGGCAAAATGCTGGTATACAAGAGTGGAGCAATCAAGTTGAAGCTGGGAAACACCCTGTATGAT GTTACACCTGGTTCAGATTGCGTATTTGCTCAAGATGTTGCTGCAATCAACCTTGCAGAAAAACAATGTTGTGTTCTTGGAGAGCTTGGCAAACGAGCTGTTGTTACTCTTGATGTTGATTCCTTGTTGGATGGTGTGATCAACTTGGGCTAA
- the LOC121234244 gene encoding plant intracellular Ras-group-related LRR protein 7 — protein MGCCVSKNTDSKATRVARWRSTGIVALRDSKLKAFPNEVFDLERSVRTLDLTHNKIVEIPTDVSKLINMQRLILSENLIERLPTNLGKLQSLKVMTLDGNRMTSLPDELGQLVRLEQLSISGNLLTYLPETIGSLRNLLLLNVSNNKLKSLPESIGSCFSLEELQANDNLFEDLPASLCNLTHIKSLCLDNNNVKQIPPNLLKECKALQNISLHGNPISMDQFQQMEGFQDFEGRRKKKFDKQIDSNVMIASRGLDEGVDL, from the exons ATGGGGTGCTGTGTCAGCAAGAACACGGACTCGAAGGCCACTAGGGTTGCCCGGTGGCGATCGACCGGCATTGTGGCTCTCCGAGACTCGAAATTGAAG GCATTCCCAAATGAAGTTTTTGACCTGGAGAGATCCGTCCGAACTCTTGATTTAACACACAATAAAATAG tTGAGATACCTACAGATGTaagcaaattaattaacatGCAGCGCCTG ATCTTATCTGAGAATCTCATTGAACGTCTGCCAACAAATTTGGGGAAACTTCAGTCTCTAAAAGTTATGACGCTTGATGGAAATCGAATGACTTCTTTGCCTGATGAAT TGGGACAGCTGGTGAGGCTTGAGCAGTTATCCATCTCGGGAAATTTGTTAACATACTTGCCTGAGACTATTGGGAGCTTGCGTAAT TTGTTGCTTTTGAATGTTTCAAATAACAAGTTGAAGTCTCTTCCAGAATCAATTGGCAGTTGTTTCTCTCTTGAAGAATTACAAGCAAATG ATAATCTTTTTGAAGATCTACCTGCATCACTTTGCAACCTCACTCACATAAAGTCACTTTGCTTAGACAATAATAATGTGAAGCAG ATACCTCCGAATCTCTTGAAAGAGTGCAAAGCCCTGCAGAATATCTCCCTACATGGCAATCCTATTTCAATGGATCAATTCCAGCAG ATGGAAGGATTTCAAGATTttgaaggaagaaggaagaagaagtttGACAAGCAAATTGATTCAAACGTGATGATTGCATCAAGGGGCCTTGATGAGGGTGTTGATCTATGA